Proteins from one Falco cherrug isolate bFalChe1 chromosome 7, bFalChe1.pri, whole genome shotgun sequence genomic window:
- the PSMC6 gene encoding 26S proteasome regulatory subunit 10B, whose protein sequence is MALPGIPYERRLLIMADPRDKALQDYRKKLLEHKEIDGRLKELREQLKELTKQYEKSENDLKALQSVGQIVGEVLKQLTEEKFIVKATNGPRYVVGCRRQLDKSKLKPGTRVALDMTTLTIMRYLPREVDPLVYNMSHEDPGDVSYSEIGGLSEQIRELREVIELPLTNPELFQRVGIIPPKGCLLYGPPGTGKTLLARAVASQLDCNFLKVVSSSIVDKYIGESARLIREMFNYARDHQPCIIFMDEIDAIGGRRFSEGTSADREIQRTLMELLNQMDGFDTLHRVKMIMATNRPDTLDPALLRPGRLDRKIHIDLPNEQARLDILKIHAGPITKHGEIDYEAIVKLSDGFNGADLRNVCTEAGMFAIRADHDFVVQEDFMKAVRKVADSKKLESKLDYKPV, encoded by the exons ATGGCCCTTCCCGGCATTCCCTATGAGCGGCGGTTGCTCATCATGGCGGACCCGAGAGACAAGGCGCTGCAGGACTACCGCAAGAAGCTGCTGGAGCATAAGGAGATCGACGGCCGTCTCAAGGAGT tAAGGGAACAGCTGAAAGAGCTCACCAAGCaatatgaaaaatcagaaaacgATCTCAAGGCCTTGCAGAGTGTCGGGCAG ATTGTTGGCGAAGTTCTTAAACAGCtaacagaagagaaat tCATTGTGAAGGCTACAAATGGACCAAGATATGTGGTTGGCTGTCGCCGTCAG CTTGACAAAAGTAAGCTGAAGCCGGGGACAAGAGTTGCTCTGGATATGACCACCCTGACTATTATGAG ATATTTGCCAAGGGAAGTGGATCCATTGGTTTATAATATGTCTCATGAAGATCCAGGGGATGTTTCATATTCGGAGATTGGAGGGTTGTCAGAACAAATCAGAGAACTGCGAGAG GTAATAGAATTGCCACTTACAAACCCAGAATTATTCCAGCGTGTGGGAATTATACCTCCAAAAGGCTGCTTGCTCTATGGCCCCCCTG GTACAGGGAAAACACTTCTGGCCAGAGCTGTTGCTAGCCAGCTTGACTGCAACTTCCTGAAG GTTGTGTCAAGTTCGATAGTGGACAAGTACATTGGTGAAAGTGCACGACTGATCAGAGAGATGTTCAATTATGCCAGAGACCATCAGCCGTGTATCATTTTCATGGATGAGATAGATGCTATTG GTGGTCGCCGTTTTTCTGAAGGCACCTCAGCTGACAGAGAAATTCAGAGGACTCTGATGGAG TTATTGAATCAGATGGATGGATTCGATACTCTGCACAGAGTTAAAATGATTATGGCTACGAACAGACCAGACACTCTGGATCCTGCACTTCTGCGGCCTGGAAGACTGGATAGAAAAATCC ATATTGATCTACCAAATGAACAAGCCAGATTAGATATTTTGAAGATTCATGCAGGTCCTATCACTAAACATGGTGAAATAG ATTATGAAGCAATTGTGAAGCTTTCAGATGGCTTTAATGGAGCAGACTTGAGAAATGTCTGTACTGAAGCAG GTATGTTTGCGATCCGTGCTGATCATGACTTTGTAGTTCAGGAAGACTTCATGAAAGCTGTGAGAAAAGTGGCTGATTCTAAGAAGCTGGAGTCCAAGCTTGACTACAAACCTGTTTAA